The genomic segment taaaagctggggtatcttaattaaaataaaaatcaataccaAGTCTCACCCATCAGACTGTCAAAATGACTCAAGTCTGAAGCAGTATTTGGCACTGTGGGATGTGGGGAAATGGGGGCTCTCATGTACCATCGGTGAGAATGCACATTTTACACCCACTCTGGAGAGCGGGTTGACAACATCTAGTCGAGGTAAACTGCTCAGACTTCACACTTGGCAGTTCCCTTCTGGGCGTGTACaccagtggttcttaactggTGGTGCTTTCGGCCCCCAGGGAATATTTGGCAACCCCGGAGACATTTTAGattgctttgttttctatttataccAACCCAGAAATAtgtcccctttcttttcctctgttgtttggtgcataTGTGATGTCTACCTTGAATTGTTTTTGTTGTCATCAGGGTGTCATCCCCAGGACCTGGTCTGTGGTGACTGGGTCTTAGTGTTTGTCTGATAGTCCGTCCCCAAGGCCCTGGAAACATCTGTCTGACATCCTCTATGAAGCTCTTTTAGTCTGCCTTCAGGAAGTCCCCTTTAGATGAAATAATGGATTGAATAGTGTGGCCCCCAAATTATTCATGTCTGTCCAGAACCTTAGAAAATGGTCTTATTTGGAAACATGGAATTAGTTAAGGATCAGGATGAGATCATTATGAATTAAATCCAATGactaatgtccttataagaagaggagaagagataGATATGGAGAAGGACATGTGAGGATGGAAGTAAGCAGAAATCGGAGTGATgctgccataagccaaggaacaggggagccaccagaagccggaagcggcaaggaaggattcttccctaaaGCCGTCAGAGGAAGCTTGGCCCTCCTGGCACCTTGATCCTggccttctggcctcctgaaatgcaaaagaatgaattaattttaaaaaattgtttcacgctggggcgcctgggtggctcagttggttaatcatctgcctttggctcaggtcatgatctcagggtcctgggatcgagttccacatctcCTGCATTGAGCTCCTCTgacgcccctcccctccactcgtgttctcactcactctgctctctctctttctcaaataaataaataaataaataaataaataaataaaagaaaatgtgatcatTGAGGCCAATGAGAAATGCCCAATGAGAAATGCTTTTCATACTTCCAAGGTGCCTGTGTGCTGAGAGCCTCCACGTGTGAGGATGGGCCGGGAAACACCACCCGACACTTGCACTGAGCTGGAGTCACCAGGGCTGCACTGAACCCTTGCCCATTTGCCATAATGCCATCCCCCATCTTCCTGGGTCACCTTTACTCCTGGGCTTCGAGCTGCTTGTACCCTGCCACCCTGACCACATAAATCTGGTTCTATTTTGGGACTTGGGTTTTGTGGCTCCTTCCTTGGAATAGCTTTCCCTACACCTTCCTATAAAAACTGCCCTTGTTGGCCCTAGTATCTGACTCAGATCAATGTCCGGAGACGTGGGGACTATTGGAGTACAATGTTTACTGCTGCCGGGTTGCAAGAGGATTCGGCACTAACCCTACCTGCTTTCGGATGCTTTTGCTTACGTAGGTAGGTCTTCTTACCTCCTCTTGGGACTCTGCCCCATTTCCTGTTATGATCTCTAAAACTGGGTCAAGTGtaattctgttctttctcctctaAGTGTAGCTGGCAACCCAGACACCCAGATGGAACTGCTCATTTAACTTGAGCATTTGCAGTTTCTGTTGAAGCGCGGCATGACCGGGCAGCGTCTGCTTGATCCTTTTGTCCATTTCAGCCTTTCTGGGCCACATGTGGCAGCCAGGGACCTAGTTCAGTCTCTCGTGTCAATCCTTCTCAAACCACCCGtgggctctgtccccagggcatTGTCTGGTTTCCAGGAAGGATTGTTGCTCTGGAGACTCAGGCTGCCATGGGATTGATCAATGTGTTTGCTCTTGTTGGGCACAACATGGTGGCCCGGGGCACCCCAAGGGCTCAGCCAGTGGTGGGAGCCAGGTCTGCCAGCTTCCATCCGTCTGTTTGAGGCAGAGGACTTTCTGGGAGAGTCCGAGGTCTCCCCAGGATGCTGAATCTCCTGAAGACACACCCTActcatttcttcctcttaaaacaaatgaagagacaTTTTGTCCATACACTTCATTCAGCACTtaagtctcaaataaataaataaaataaaataataataaaataaataataaataaataataataaaataaataaaatcttaaaaaaaaatgtttcaagggTTCTCAAATTAACTGTCTTTTAAATGGCTAAGCAAAATACATGTTAGTTACTGTTGTCTTCACCAAACTCCACAGCAAGTAGGAGGAGAGCTTCGCATCCattcttttgttattaaatgCACTAACTATTGACCTTTGCTGGCTCGAGGTTTTGCACacaataaacatttcttgagtgATTGAGCTATGCTCATGGAAGACCATATACAccttcttttcttgcctttcttctaTGATCCATCCTTTTGCCTATCTTTGCAGAGCTTAACTTAGAAGGGGTCTGGGAACTTGGATGAGAAAATACTATATCTTGATTTTTCACACAGCTAACCGAAATGTAACATTCCCCACAGTTACAAAGGTAACAAGCCACTGCGGTATTAACGGTCCCTGAGGTTTTGTCACCAACTGAAATCACAGGTATTTTTATGTCACATTGCAATTAttgaaaagaattcaaaatgCCATTTATGCTCATCAGTACTTCCAAATGACTGTAGTTAGACCTATTGctagatcttgccatttgttgcatcaataaacaaacatatatattttctattttgataactgtattcAGTGCAACTGGGTTCCTTTGGaatcctatgtattttatgtCCTTAAAAACATCTTGAGAAGAGGTCCATAGTTTCACTAGCCAGCCAAAGGGGTCCACAGCACACAAAGGTCAAGACTCCTTGGTTACACCGTGCCTTCTggttccttgattttttttttttgtcagtgtcCAGTGGAGGCGAGGACCAGCTGATGAGAGCAGTGGGGAGAAAGGAGTGAATTGAAGCCTTAAAGTTTTCAGAAAAAGGCTCTGATGGTGCAAAGTGAGATGCTGCCCACTAGTGGCTGGAAGTCAGAACTGCGAGATTGAATATAAGGCACACCTTTAAGAGGTTTGGGGTGCTGATTCTTGGTACTTGGGTCTGAAATAAGAGAaacattgaaagtatagattgcgctgggcagcatagacattttaacaatgtttattctttcgatccgtgagcatggaatgtttttccatctttttgtgtcttcaatttctttcatgagtgttctgtagttcctagagtatagatccattacctctttggttaggtttattccgaggtatcttatggtttttggtgctattgtaaatggaatagtttctctaatttttctttctccagttgcattgttagtgtataagaaagcaactgatttctgtgcattgcttttgtatcctgccacattactgaaattgctgtatgagttctagtaatttgggggtggagtcttttgggttttccacataaagtatcatgtcgtctgcaaaaagagagagtttgacttcttctttgccacaGAGGCAGTGGGCAGTTTTACCCCTGCCCACATATCACTATCGGATTCCTCGTTCTCCGCTCCAGCCATCTTCGCTGTCATTCATTGACTCAGAAGCTTCCTCCCACTTAAGGAATTTACACACGCTTTTACCTCTCCTGCACCACCCCTCCCACCTCTTCATCTAGCTAACGGTGCTCTCCCTCCTTATCTACTATCTATCTGCCCCTGAACTGCCAGGCTAGGTCAGCCTCCTTGATAATCCTCATGCAGACCCATGCTCATGTCCTTCACAGCCCTCTCTCAGTTTGTAATGACATGGtccccacccccaattttttttGTTCCATGTTTGTCATTGAACTAGACAGTAAAGCCCGCGAGGCAGGGGCTGcctgctttccttctctgtaGTAGCCTCAGTGTCTGCCCAAGGAAACTCGTGCATTGAGGAAGAGTACATTTCAGTTGGAAAATTCATAAAGGGCCTGTGAATGCTAGCAGAACGGAGTTCGGTACATCAACAGTCGAGTCAGATGGCCTTCCTCCACCTATAGCACCCCGGCTACCACCAAGGCCTCTCTGTGTTCCGAGTACGTGGAGACTTCAGGCCCAGCGCAGGAGACACAGTATAGCAAAACTGACAGGCTAGAGGTCAGATCCTGGCCTCGATGCTTCCTTCCGGGGTGATCTCAgtatctctgggcctcagtttgcccatctgtaaaatagtgaAAATACTAGTACCTAGGACATAGAAGGGTTAAGAATGctaatgaaggaaggaaggtacAGTACCGAGCACATAATAAGAACTGACCAAATGGTGACCCAAAAGAAAGCCAGCTGAGCCTGAGGGATCGCCCACTCTTGCTCCCCTCTTGAGAGGCACTGGATTTAGAAACCAGAGGAGCTTTGCAACAGGATGGGGCCTGGCTCTGGATTCTTTCCCCTGCTCTGTCTTGGTTGGGATGTTTCGGAGAGGCAGAGGATTCTTCCTTGCAGCTTGGCTGGATCCCCGGCTATGTGTCCGTTTCTCCACCTGCTTCACTCGGCATCTCTGTGCACGTGTGCTGGACTTACTGTCCCTGAACAGTGGTTGAAGTTGTGATTTCCTTCCTAACTTTTTACCCCCTCCCATTCCCGCCTACTTCTTGCTCCAGAGAAGAAGAACTGAGTTCGTTTACTCTGGCTAAAGATGGAGTTGTAACTCTGGAAGCCGTCTCGGCACAGAATTTCACAGAATATATTAGTGAATATATTCTGTAAGTAATATATTcagctcaataaatatcagttgtGGTGATTTCCCTATTAGAAAATAGCGGACCGTCCCCAGCGCCAGTCTAGTCCGCCCCCCTAACTTCTATAACATCTGCTAAGCACCTGGCACTTCGAGGCTTTCCGGAGAGATTGGATGAAAGAGCAGAGGCTGAAGGCTGCGGCTTTTCCCCAGCTAGGCTGCATCGTCTTTCACTACCCTCAGTTCTGCACAGTGGCCAGTAGAGGGCAGGAGCAGTTAAGACAACAATACTCAGGACCCGCCAGCCCCAGAATTCCTGGCTTGAGGAGGGAGGATGGCGGAGGGAGAAAAATGTTAACAAGGACTGAAAAAACCCAATTGTTCTTTATCTCCTGGGGACCAAATGGAAGGAAATGTGTAGCTAGCGGGATGGAAGTTAGACTTCAGGAAGAACTTCCAGAACACAAAGTTTGTTAACTAGAACTTTTATACAGGTGATCCCTTAGGTACAACTGTGCAAGCAGAAAAGATGAGAAAGGGAGCTCTTCCAGTCCAAGGCCTATGTGACCCACCAGGTCCCCTTAAAGTAACCCTTCTGAGTGTGCCTTAAATGACTCCATTCTTGCAGATGCAatcataaaataactttattggTCAGGTTAGCCACCAGTCATGCTTTTCCTGTAATAAGGACCCTTTATAGAGGCATGATGGTGTTCACGTGCAGACGCTTTCTGaagagcctggggcaggggcagccttGCCCCCCCCACGTCAGAGCTCCTTTGTTGAAATGAGCTGGTTTGGCTTTTGTGGATTTTTGAGTCTGGAGCCAAGCACAGAGTCCAGGGATCCTCCCCTCCACTTCCCAGCAAAGCGTACCCAGTATCAGGGATGTAATGGCATCTGAACAGGGGCCAGGCTAGGGCTAGCTGTCCTCAGGCAGCCCTGTCCCTGACTGCCCAGATGGCTCCATCCCAGTGGTGCCCAAAGGGGCGGGATGGTGAGGCCCCAGGCAACATTACCTTTCAGACATGGGAAGAAGGAATTGCTCTCTAGCCAAGCTATAAAGCAAAAGACATCTTCAGTAATGAGGGTGTAGCTCAGAGATGTGAAAGCAGAGGGTTTCATCCTTGGCACAGGCCAGATTTGGCTGCCTGGCCCAGGCTTCGCAGACCCAACAAGCATCTCCAGCCAGAGTTTTCACTATGCACTGTGGCCTCAGGACGAATCAATTAACACAGCTGAACCACAGCATCCTCCTTTGGGCTAGCCAGGCACGTCCAGTGCTGgctggagtctgtttctcccatcAGGATGTAGACCTTTCTGCCTGGATAAAGGAAGAGGACACACTACCTTTCTCATGCTTTGAGAACCACGTGCCATGGAGGATAAAGACCCGAGTAAGGAGCGGCTGGGAACACAGAGGGTGTTGGGCAAGGGTGGAACTCCGGGGCCTGCTTCCTCAATTCAGCCGAATCGGGACGTTTGCCCCTATTAGGGATGCTGACATAAGCAAGATCTGGCCTTTCCTGGGTAGAAGTCTGATCCACCTTCAAAGCACTGCCCAGCTGCTAAAATACAACCCCTCCATTTACCAAAGCCTCAGGTTGGATGTCTCCTCCCATATCAGTCCCTGAATATTGTGATCATGCTGGTGCCCTCCAATCTGGTGGCTTTCAAGGAGTGAGGTTAGGGAGGTGTAgaggtgactcttggtttccttcCCCCCCAGACACTAGTGTGACTTCTCCGCACAGGCCACGGGGCCGGTGCCCACACGCCTTGGGCTCTCATGCCTCTGCCTAAGGCACAGAAGAGGTGTGTGTGCAGCAAGGGTGAGTGGATGAGGAGGGTGAAGGAGGAGGCAGTTGGGCAAGAGGTATATTCCGAGGAGCACTGAGAGGGAGCCCAGAGTAACTGCACCACCCGCCTGGCACGCAGGAGAGCGGTCAAGCGCTGCTCACAGAGAGAGCCAGGGATTGTGGGGAAAGCACGCTCTGTGCGTCCGTGCGGTTGCCCAAGCGACTTGTTAAGTTCATGACGCCAGATCATTGGGAAGAACCTGGGGGTAGTGAGGTGTCTGGGGTTGGGACTTCCAGGGATTACTTCCTCTGCTACCACGTCTGTCCTGGAAAGAGAGCTGCAGCCGTGTCCCTCAGTAAAAGGCTGCCTGTCCCCTGATCCCACCTGACCCTGCCTACAGGGAAGAAGACTACAGAGGGAACCCATGGAGTTCTGTCACATGGTCTGTCCCAGACCTTCCAGcaaaagccaaaccaaaccaTCAAGCCAGATGCAGTGGGGCGTGGGGGCCTTAGGCCCCGTGCCCCGTGCAAGGGCCACTCAGATCTCGATGAGGCTGGCGAGGCGCAGGCAGAGGGGCGCGTCGACCGGCATTGCGCTGCGCTTAATCTCGTTCCCGTCCAGGCGAAGCACCTGCAGCTTGGAGAAGTTCATGACGTCCACCACGGTGCAGAAGCTGCTGATGGAGAACTCTGTGGGGACAAGAGGGGCGGGGTGGGTGGGCGAAGCCCGGATCAGGGACCCGGCTCCACAGGGAGGCCGCTCAGCCTCCGTGAAGCGGCTTCGACACTTCTGAGGGGAGGAGTGGGACTTGGCTGGGTGGGGCGGCGTCTTCCCGGATCGGAGTCATAGCGACTGGCCCCGCTAGGGGGCAGCACCAGGCCCGGGGTGGGGTCTCCGCCCGTGTCGGCGGCTGCGCTGCCTCACCACCCCTCATCTGCACAGTACTCTGCAGTCCCTGGAATGTCCTTGAGTGTCCTTCCGCCAAGACCTGATCTTTTCCCATTTGTGGACAGCAGGGGGAAGCAGAAGGTAGTCAAAGACCAACCTTAGCAGCTTCGAAGGACTTTGCTGAAGGGCTCTGAGAAGGAAGACTGGGGAAATGGATGGACTTAAGGCTGGAATATCTCCTGACACTTTGCAGATAGACAGAGGGGGCAGGAAATTAGAGAAATCCTGGGCAGGCAGACAAGTGTCCTTGCGTGCAGGAGCTTTGAGGGGGTGCATGTTTCCATTCCCAGCACCGCCAAAGGAATGAGCAAGGCCCCGAGGTTCAAGAAGGTGGAAATTCATAGACGAATAGGGCTGTCGTGGACCtcaaaagtcaaataaataattccCTTGCCTCCTGCATTTAATATGATATGGtttacccccccttttttttaatctcaaaagaAGTCTCCTTTTTGAAGatattcccctcccccccaaaccaCATAATCTTAATAGATACAATAGTTCTGTTTGGGTTTAACATAAATCCTTCCATTTTCCCTCTAGTTGTCCTCTTGGACATATCGGCCACATCTGTCCCAAGTCTCCTGGGTTAGGAACTTGAAGGGAAAACACCAAGAACCCAGCACAACTCCAGGAGAGCCAGCACAAATCACCGTgaagagctgccttccacaccgtgCCTGAGGGCCTCCAGAAGCTGGCTCCTGCCAGAAGGGCTCCCAGTGAAGTCACCTGTCGGATCTCAGTGGGATACATCTCCAGGGCTGTCGCTAACATGGGGCAGCCCCAGAGCTTGCCTTTGCTTCCACCAGAGGCATTGCTCAGCTTGCCAGGGTGGTCGGGAGGCATGGGAGGACTCGGAGGAGGATGGCCTCATGGAGGGGGGTCATGGGTGTGAAAGGGAAGGCTGTGAGGAAGACAGTGTGGGGGGCTTAAATAGGCTTTTCAATTAGCACTCCCTCTTAAGAACTGACCAAGAGGAGATGGGGTCAGGCTACAACCCATAAACTTGTATTGCAAACATAAGACAGAAAATCCAGCCCCAAAGAATAATGGGACACTGGACTGGGAAGAGGGGAGTGCCCTTCTGTGGACAGCATTCagtggcagggtgggggcgggggtatGAGGAGGGGaatgggtggggatgggaggggtgtggggaagaTGGAGATCTTTTGGATATTTTTGGATGTCTCCTTTCTGGTCTCAGGAAGTAGATTAAGTGGCCTCTGAGTGGGCAGGTTTGGGGCAGAGCTTAGGCCAGGGGCTGCGCTTGTGGTAGCCACGGAGGAGGGTAgagtgggctgggctggggagaagTCAGTTGGGTTGGCTTATAGGTCACTTCCAAATCTACTGCCCTAGATGGATTCTCTACCCCAGCCTCCGGCCCTCAGACCATCCGCTAAAATCTTGGATCCCTCCGCATGTATGTGAATATGGGGGATACTTAGGGGCTGCTAGACACAGCCCGTATATCGATTCCATCCACACAGCAGATGCACTGTGCCCCTCTGTTTGCCTTCCCCATGCTCACGAAGAGGACAGGGCTTTTGCTTGGAGACTCTGGAGGACATTTTCCAGCCCAGATTAAATACTGACATAAGTCTTTCCAAATTCCTCCCGGGGTACCCACCCTGCTCCCTTGGATCCCACAGCTACTGAATAACATTCCGAGCTGTGTTCCCTTGCTGTTGCCAGGCTGGAAAATCTGAGGGAGATGCTAATAGAAGaggcaagggggagggaggggactggCTTGATTCCCCTGCACACCCTTTAGTTCCTGCCCTCCATTTAGCTCCTCCCCAGAGGATTGCTTCagtcccacctccacccccacccccactggctgTGGGAGGATGCCCTAGGAGAGGGGCCCGAGCTTGGGGCACTGTCTTTCCTGCCAGTGGTCTGAATCAGAGAGCTATCCTCACGTTCTCAGTCAGAGACGCCTGGCGCCAGGTCCTTGGATGTTGAAGGCTGGCCTTCAGGGTTTTACCTACGTAGCCTGGGTGGCCTGGAGAGATGGCTGCTTCTTCTCAGTGCCCCCATCTTCACAATGCAAGAagtcaaacaaaacagaactctgCCTGTCAACTCCCAAGCGGCAAGGAGAGGAGAAGTTAGTCCGAGTTATCGTGTATTGCTTCCCAGCTATGTGCCAGGCCCCGGACCAAGCACCTCCTGTGTCTTGATTCTCTAATTTAAGACAAAGTAAATGTAGGAACTGGCATTATTTTGCCTCAGAAGAAGACTGGCAGAGAGACTAAATGATAACTAGGTCAGGGGATTTGGCTTAAATGACACAAGAAGGGACTTGGAGGAGACACTGAACATTTTTCGGTTGTTTGACTTACTGGAGGACTTTCTCGCAAGACcttgggacacttaactgaagTGGTTTTATCTTCCGCAGAGCTTTGCGAAGGGGCGGGCCACCCTGTATTTGAGTGGCAGATGTGCTCCGCACGGAGGCAGGCGGGGACAGGGTGCCGTATGGAGCCCTTCCCACCCCGACTTTCTCTGACTGTGTATCATCAGGCAGTAACCAATGGGCTCCCTCCCACGACAGCTGCTCTCTTGCTGTCACATCTTCAGGGGCAAACACAGCACATAATGTGACATTTCTGATGTGACAGTCCCCCCGGGTTCAGAGTAGGGTGGCAGGTGACTTCTGGGAGGGATGATGGACAGCCACAAGTAAATGTCAAACCCTTTGCAGCCTGAGACATCTCAGAGACATCTCAGATTCTCTTGGGAATAAGACCTCCCCGCACCCCAAAAAAGAGAGACTTTACATATAAAACAGTTTGGGTGCCCATGATGGTGTCTTGCACTTCGAACCAGAGGACCAGACACCTCCTTACCTCATCCGCCCTGCTGTCGACCTCTGGGACTCGGTGCCTCTCTCACTCAGAGGGCTGTCCAACCCGTTTATGTCGTGCTAAATGACTGATCTGTTCCCTGAGCACcgggagagaaagaacaaagcaggaggggATGAAGGCTCGGTCCCTATCTGTGCTCTGATGGTGTGGTTTGCTCACAGCGGGCTCCGCTTCAAAGCCCTTTGCCAGGTAGTGAGTCCTTTCCCAGGGAAAGGGGGACTTTGCTGACCGAGGAAGGCTCAGTACCTTCCAGCTGGGATTCCAACATCAGAGGCCCTGGGGTAATGTAAGCACATTCTGAACACAAGATCCTGACATGGAGCTGAAAAGCAACTAGATCATTCTACCCAAAATGAGTATTTTAGTTCTAAGAGGCAGAAAGGCAGCCCTTTTGATTCCTTTAGGCATTCGCCGGGAAGTGCTTGGAAAACAAGAGGCCTGTGTCCTTGCCCGTTGCCCCAGGGCTTTGTGGTGATAGGGCCCCTGTTACTCTAGGGGGACCTCTGCCCCACCACCAGGGGCTCCTTGTACTCCAGGGAGAACGGACCAGAACAAGTACCTCATTCAGCTTCGAGGGGCTGCACATTCTTATCCAACAGCTGTTATGTTTAAAAGACAAACAGCCAAACATACGGCCGGCTGTAGAGGCAGGGGTAGGACATGTGGAAACAGAGAGCTCATCCTCTTCTGGGTCAGTGAGTAAGAACGAATGCCATGGTTTCTTAACAGTCCACCTTCCTCCCAAGATGGACCCTGGAAGTTCAGCTTAAATCCCCCTCTCTAGGAACTGCTCTCATCCAAACCTCCGCAAACTCATCTCTCCTTGCTCCTCAACACGTGAGCCCTTCCTCTCAGACACACAGATTTCCTGGCTGTCCCCTACAGGTGACCCATTAAATGACTGGTTCCTCTGTGGCACTCCCACTTCCCAGAACGGCTTTGCCCCTTCCCTCCGGCCCGAGCTCACTTAGCTGTCAAGACTTAGATGGAAGCTTACCTCTTCTGGGAAGTCTTCTTCCAAGCCAACCCACCCCCTACCCCGAATTTTCCCAGCACTGCTGTTTGGTCTAGGGGCGTGCCATTTTGGACCTCTTGGACAGGGGTAGAGCGTGGATTGCAGGTGGCTTCATTTGTGCTCTCTGGTTCCCCTACTTCTATGTCCTTTGCATTGCTGCTAGCACTCACAAGAGGGTGTTTTCCAATGAGACAGCcagccactccccactcccctttgTCAGTGTCTCACCATTGATCCTATTGCCTTGGAGGTAGAGATTCTCCAGGTTGGTGTTGACTGGGGGGATCTTCTGCAGCTGGTTGTAGGAGAGGTCAAGCTCAAGGAGGCTGCTGGAGTTGAAGGTGTTGGAGGCCAAGCCATTGTTGGTGAGACTGTTGTGGGACAGCCGCACGTACAGCAGCTTGGGCGAGCCCCGGAAGTAGCTATCGGGGACGGAGTAGACATTGTTGTGCTCCAGGTACAGCTGCTCGAGGGCTATGGGCAGTCCATCAGGCACCTTCCGCAGGTGGTTGTAACTCAGGTCCAGCAAGATCAGTGACCGGAGGCCCCTCATCGCACTGCCCACTTCCTGGATCTCGTTGTGCTGGAGGTACAAGGCTGTGAGGTTCTCCAGCCCCTCCAGAGCGTTGTTGGGGACCCTCGAGATCTGGTTGTGGTCGAGATGGAGCTCCCTCAGGGATCGAGGCAGCGGGCCGGGCATGCGGGTCAGGTTGTTGTGGTCCAGGTATAGCCTCTCCAGGTGCCTCAGCTTGGAGAAGATCTTCCTGCCCACCTTATCGCTGGTGATCTGGTTGCCATGGAGGGCAATCCAGAGCAGCCCGGTGGCATTGTCGAAGACGCCTTCCTGGATGGACGAGATCTGGTTGTTCTGGAAGTAGACGTACTTCATGCGGGAAGGGACGAAGGGCAGATACTTGAGGTTGCGGTTGTCACAGTACATGGCCGTGGGGAAGTTGGGTGGGCAGTCGCACTCCTGAGGGCAGTCACGGGGCTCTGGAGGGGGCGGAGAACCGTAGGCATAGGCTGGGCCCTCCTCCACCCCATAGGGGTAGGGCTCGTAGGGCTCATACGGGTAGGGGTCATAGGGATCGTAGTAGGTGGACTGCTGGCTGCGGAGGTAGTGGAACCACCAGTGGGGATCTTCGTCGTACTGGGCCcgggagagggagca from the Halichoerus grypus chromosome 7, mHalGry1.hap1.1, whole genome shotgun sequence genome contains:
- the FMOD gene encoding fibromodulin yields the protein MQWASLLLLAGLCSLSRAQYDEDPHWWFHYLRSQQSTYYDPYDPYPYEPYEPYPYGVEEGPAYAYGSPPPPEPRDCPQECDCPPNFPTAMYCDNRNLKYLPFVPSRMKYVYFQNNQISSIQEGVFDNATGLLWIALHGNQITSDKVGRKIFSKLRHLERLYLDHNNLTRMPGPLPRSLRELHLDHNQISRVPNNALEGLENLTALYLQHNEIQEVGSAMRGLRSLILLDLSYNHLRKVPDGLPIALEQLYLEHNNVYSVPDSYFRGSPKLLYVRLSHNSLTNNGLASNTFNSSSLLELDLSYNQLQKIPPVNTNLENLYLQGNRINEFSISSFCTVVDVMNFSKLQVLRLDGNEIKRSAMPVDAPLCLRLASLIEI